One genomic region from Anabaena sp. PCC 7108 encodes:
- a CDS encoding DUF4112 domain-containing protein, whose protein sequence is MENETNTSVQKTALSSANQEILKELHQLAKMMDSAFEIPVIRKSLGAEAVAGLVLPGFGDIITILPSLYIIWRAKMMGLPNDKIIPMFSNIALDTGVGLVPIVGDLFDFFWKANIKNINIIHTHFNLPFYNPNRKQSQIDTVQPQILSADSEPQVIVKSSPTKKLPFEQWLKENPVMVHFTSEEQNEAYQEYLSQNNH, encoded by the coding sequence ATGGAGAATGAAACAAACACTTCCGTACAAAAAACGGCTTTAAGTTCTGCAAACCAAGAGATTCTTAAAGAACTACATCAACTTGCAAAAATGATGGATAGTGCTTTTGAGATTCCTGTGATTCGGAAATCTTTGGGAGCAGAAGCTGTTGCTGGGCTTGTGTTACCGGGATTTGGCGACATTATCACAATTTTACCTTCCTTATATATTATTTGGAGGGCTAAAATGATGGGACTTCCTAATGACAAAATCATCCCGATGTTTAGTAATATTGCTTTAGATACCGGAGTTGGTTTAGTACCTATTGTTGGTGATTTATTCGATTTTTTCTGGAAAGCTAACATTAAGAATATCAATATTATTCATACCCATTTTAACTTACCTTTCTACAACCCCAATCGCAAACAATCTCAGATAGATACCGTTCAACCGCAAATATTATCTGCGGATTCTGAGCCACAGGTTATTGTAAAAAGTTCACCTACAAAGAAACTACCTTTTGAGCAATGGTTGAAAGAAAACCCAGTTATGGTTCATTTTACTTCGGAAGAGCAGAATGAAGCCTATCAGGAATATCTCAGTCAAAATAATCATTAA
- a CDS encoding fasciclin domain-containing protein yields the protein MNANYSKLLTNIAGIVGITSINLLITLPSPAQEVLNPQPNIFNEAPYNQSQRSQDNYQPLSTEKGNTKRKMPVKGTSGSGVLNPKPSIFNEPPYRGRKEPGETQPMKPETEVPSNPETVIPETTTPQPNQSPASTIKTKNIVEVAESNGSFKTLIKALNAAGLTEILKGNGLFTIFAPTDAAFAKLPQDAVRDLLKPENKEVLVKVLTYHVVPGKVLSGDLKTGQVTSLQGDPISVKVDPEKGVFVNDAQVTKADIQGSNGVIHVIDNLILPPSL from the coding sequence ATGAATGCAAATTACAGCAAATTATTGACCAACATCGCTGGTATAGTTGGCATCACCAGCATTAATCTCCTGATCACTTTACCATCTCCAGCCCAAGAAGTTCTCAATCCTCAACCGAATATTTTCAACGAAGCTCCCTATAATCAGAGTCAAAGAAGTCAAGACAATTATCAACCCCTATCCACAGAAAAGGGCAATACTAAGCGCAAAATGCCGGTCAAGGGGACAAGTGGAAGTGGAGTACTCAATCCTAAACCAAGTATTTTCAATGAACCTCCCTATAGAGGTCGTAAGGAACCTGGAGAAACTCAACCCATGAAGCCAGAAACAGAAGTTCCCAGCAATCCTGAAACTGTAATACCAGAAACTACCACACCCCAGCCAAACCAATCACCTGCTAGTACAATAAAAACCAAAAACATTGTAGAAGTGGCAGAATCAAATGGATCTTTTAAAACGCTCATCAAGGCTTTAAACGCTGCTGGACTGACAGAAATATTGAAAGGAAATGGTCTTTTCACAATTTTTGCGCCTACTGATGCAGCTTTTGCAAAATTACCACAAGACGCTGTAAGGGATTTGTTAAAGCCAGAAAACAAAGAAGTATTAGTGAAAGTTTTAACTTATCATGTAGTGCCAGGTAAAGTCCTTTCTGGCGATTTGAAAACTGGTCAAGTCACAAGCTTACAAGGTGATCCAATTAGTGTGAAAGTTGATCCTGAGAAAGGTGTATTTGTCAATGATGCTCAGGTAACTAAGGCAGATATTCAAGGAAGCAACGGTGTTATTCATGTAATTGATAACTTGATTTTGCCACCTAGTCTGTAG
- a CDS encoding glutathione S-transferase family protein has protein sequence MLELYQWELSQYSEKVRLILDYKGLEYRKIEVAPGIGQVELFRLTGQRQVPVLKDGYKYIVDSTEIAKYLELEYPDCPMIPKDPKKRATALLIEDWADESIGTKARKAFFAAISQDQDFRKSLLPVSTPDIFKNMVEGVPRDLVSVLGFGVGFTPDVISAAIASLKQDLDILTELLADSPYLLGDEPTIADLAVAGLSILLKFPEGSYLDLPPSLRGKGVPGLADNPDYEPFFTWRDRLYAQFRKPLSTISPSAPSAPTSIQID, from the coding sequence ATGCTGGAATTATACCAATGGGAATTATCTCAATATTCTGAAAAGGTGCGTTTAATCCTTGACTATAAAGGGTTAGAGTATCGTAAAATTGAGGTGGCACCAGGAATTGGACAAGTAGAATTATTTCGTTTGACAGGTCAGAGACAAGTTCCAGTATTAAAGGATGGTTATAAATATATTGTAGATTCTACGGAAATAGCTAAGTATTTAGAGTTAGAATATCCAGATTGCCCAATGATACCAAAAGACCCGAAAAAACGGGCTACTGCTTTATTGATAGAAGATTGGGCGGATGAATCAATAGGAACTAAGGCTAGAAAAGCATTCTTTGCTGCTATTAGTCAAGATCAAGATTTCCGTAAGTCTTTATTACCTGTTTCTACACCAGATATTTTCAAAAATATGGTGGAGGGTGTACCTAGAGATTTGGTCTCGGTTCTGGGTTTTGGGGTGGGTTTTACCCCAGATGTGATTAGTGCTGCGATCGCTAGTCTAAAACAAGATTTAGACATTCTCACAGAATTATTGGCAGATAGTCCTTATTTATTAGGAGATGAACCAACCATAGCTGATTTAGCAGTTGCGGGATTGTCGATATTGTTGAAGTTTCCAGAAGGTTCTTATTTGGATTTACCTCCATCTCTCAGAGGTAAAGGAGTCCCCGGTTTAGCTGATAATCCTGATTATGAACCATTCTTCACTTGGCGCGATCGCCTCTACGCCCAATTCAGAAAACCTCTATCAACCATATCTCCAAGTGCGCCAAGTGCGCCAACTTCAATTCAGATTGATTAA
- a CDS encoding ferritin-like domain-containing protein: protein MVQLSERPGVKQITSLQDKFIYEVGAMYDAENRFLEAQQMMWQCCQNNQCKSLIETHIRETEQQIRNLEQVFSTLKQQPQRVTCEAAAGVISDGQKFMLLAANNPTILDLGLAGVQSKVEHFEIACYRGLITVAERMGQQEIMQLLQQNLHQEEQTAQKIDQLIPQLLQAAQSGNAKTTAKSR, encoded by the coding sequence ATGGTTCAACTTAGTGAACGTCCAGGTGTCAAACAAATCACAAGCCTGCAAGATAAGTTTATCTACGAAGTAGGTGCGATGTACGATGCTGAAAATCGCTTCTTAGAAGCACAGCAGATGATGTGGCAATGTTGTCAAAACAACCAGTGTAAGTCTCTAATTGAGACCCATATTCGTGAAACTGAGCAGCAAATCAGAAACCTAGAGCAGGTTTTCAGCACTTTGAAGCAGCAACCACAACGGGTGACTTGTGAAGCTGCGGCTGGTGTGATTAGTGATGGTCAAAAATTTATGCTACTAGCTGCTAATAATCCCACAATTCTGGATTTGGGTCTAGCAGGAGTTCAGTCTAAAGTTGAGCATTTTGAGATTGCTTGCTATCGTGGCTTGATTACAGTTGCTGAACGCATGGGACAACAAGAAATTATGCAGTTGCTACAGCAAAACTTGCACCAAGAAGAGCAGACTGCACAAAAAATTGACCAGTTGATACCGCAGTTACTTCAAGCAGCACAGTCTGGTAACGCCAAGACAACTGCTAAATCTCGCTAA
- a CDS encoding site-2 protease family protein yields MAFWFLLLLGLATYLIIQRSVAQITRTPVWLLWLVLMTPSFVLTGWTLLYGAKQPPPATLIIWPSVVSLLLYWFLFQWGRRVPGDTQTQASAPALQSANNSTLEPTPVRPIDPAEETQLRNCFSWSVYYIQNIEYRPQAVICRGQLRTTPINAYQQIKANIEREFGDRFLVIFQEGINGKPFFVLVPNTQAAKQSSNNKRDNLTQPVIAILLLTATLITTTLMGAKIAGVQLTQVESDPTIFLKGLPYALGLMTVLGIHELGHYFTAKFYKIRSTLPYFIPVPFFLGTFGAFIQMRSPIPNRKALFDVSIAGPIAGFIVTLPLLFWGLANSEIVPINEKYGLLNPDSLNPKYSILLALLAKLALGNELTVKSAIDLHPVAVAGFLGLIVTALNLMPVGQLDGGHIVHAMFGQRTAVAIGQIARLLLLILSFIREEFLLWAIILLFVPLIDEPALNDVTELDNGRDVLGLVAIALLLLIVLPLPQFLARVLQI; encoded by the coding sequence ATGGCATTTTGGTTTCTCCTGTTACTGGGACTAGCTACTTATCTAATAATTCAGCGCAGCGTTGCTCAGATTACCCGAACGCCTGTGTGGTTATTATGGTTGGTGTTAATGACACCATCTTTTGTGTTGACTGGTTGGACACTGCTATATGGCGCTAAACAACCACCTCCAGCCACACTAATTATCTGGCCGTCAGTTGTATCCCTCTTGTTATACTGGTTTTTGTTTCAGTGGGGTCGGCGAGTACCAGGAGATACACAGACTCAAGCTTCAGCTCCAGCATTACAATCAGCAAACAATTCTACCTTAGAACCGACACCAGTGCGTCCCATTGATCCAGCAGAAGAAACTCAACTGCGAAATTGCTTTTCTTGGTCTGTATACTACATTCAAAACATTGAGTACCGACCTCAAGCAGTGATTTGTCGAGGTCAGTTGCGAACTACACCAATTAATGCTTACCAGCAGATTAAAGCAAATATTGAAAGGGAATTTGGCGATCGCTTTTTGGTGATATTTCAAGAAGGTATAAATGGTAAACCCTTTTTTGTACTCGTTCCCAATACTCAAGCTGCTAAACAAAGTAGCAACAACAAGCGAGACAATTTAACTCAACCAGTTATAGCCATCCTACTATTAACAGCTACTTTAATAACTACTACCTTGATGGGTGCAAAAATTGCTGGTGTTCAATTAACACAAGTAGAATCTGACCCAACTATATTTCTCAAAGGCTTACCCTATGCATTAGGGTTAATGACTGTTTTAGGTATCCACGAACTTGGTCACTATTTCACGGCTAAATTCTACAAAATTCGCTCCACACTACCTTACTTTATTCCTGTACCATTTTTCCTGGGAACTTTTGGGGCATTTATTCAGATGCGTAGTCCAATTCCCAACCGCAAAGCTTTATTTGATGTTAGTATAGCTGGACCAATTGCGGGTTTTATTGTTACCTTGCCCCTACTTTTTTGGGGGTTAGCTAATTCGGAAATAGTTCCTATTAATGAAAAATATGGACTTTTGAATCCTGATTCTCTTAATCCCAAATATTCAATTTTGTTAGCATTGCTGGCAAAGTTAGCATTAGGAAATGAGCTAACAGTAAAATCAGCTATTGATTTGCATCCAGTCGCAGTTGCTGGGTTTTTAGGACTAATTGTGACAGCATTAAACTTGATGCCCGTGGGACAACTGGATGGTGGACATATTGTCCATGCTATGTTTGGACAACGCACAGCAGTTGCTATTGGTCAAATTGCTCGTTTATTGTTATTAATACTTTCGTTTATCCGAGAAGAATTTTTATTGTGGGCAATTATTTTATTATTTGTGCCGTTGATTGATGAACCCGCGTTGAATGATGTCACAGAACTTGATAATGGACGTGATGTTTTAGGATTAGTGGCAATAGCATTATTATTGTTGATTGTGCTGCCACTACCACAATTTTTGGCTCGTGTTTTGCAAATTTAG
- a CDS encoding ATP-binding protein, giving the protein MFGLKIAFIPDFLLDHTLLGKERPDRIQEYFGRWNQFVSGLWRSTEDVTYALRFDLNQTHKNIDTYFLGRLRTADIPEGAIHANILLNDLERMLSSFGFEPQLLAKHELQDLSENYNYRFSLEVSQQEVKTFIREDTPIVGEKSNSLDSEFSLPKEFIYHHPEQKIPLNPLAFYGVRFWWGAGGTFLTPFNAIACQKSAVSVLILLTPTVLKAEEAKLMSDVARQSESLAQMQTKGTNFGNAQVNPSQSKTDPQLRWESRLYAANLRRLTTYPFLTTLFCFSDDQAAGEQVAAAFAASIREERQTEPPLGESEPIPSGSEISLYENSSHLQKVRQYLIFDPLILKLHSKKAPHDALRRLRYLMDARGAGSVFRFPISIEGGVPGIPVKQRPPDFHPGSRNEEIPSDAIDLGRFHVGGRAYLSKNAFTKHALITGFTGSGKSNTSLYLLDQFWRKLKIPFLVIESAKKEYRGLRNVDVFQNQLLIYTLGNENIAPLRFNPFELIEGVRVESHLANLQTCFEGALPPVGPLSSIISEGLEVIYRQYGWRLTDYGRSADPRQFPTMEDFYVTVEQVLKERGYQGEVKSNLEAAIKGRIKPLLMGSKGLMFSSSRSHPSAEILFSHPVILELNDLNEQDKSLVMMFFLTLLREYRELHTSKELAHITLVEEAHNVLENVASTGNQEGGGSDVKAKSVQAFCNMLAEVRAYGEGLIIADQSPEKLARDAMRNTNVQIAHQLRDAHDREAIANAMIMSEEQRDFLGKCETGRAAVFYTGLQKATFIDIPVYKDKLPPTYEGKSAIENRWRGFDDDPSPHVSDLQVRDYMSQFINKEPKNLNCSLCQVKCNYRDRILELAEISKSEFKNALDKFNQANSQSKVDEFTKLGKVILESTNVNNMNNLDLAWCYTKEMWFRLEKDLLDDDDKKQFMIIFTKIVKQV; this is encoded by the coding sequence ATGTTTGGATTAAAAATTGCATTTATTCCCGACTTTCTTCTAGATCACACTCTTTTAGGTAAAGAACGACCAGATCGTATTCAAGAATATTTTGGTCGTTGGAATCAATTTGTATCAGGTTTATGGCGTAGTACAGAAGATGTAACCTATGCTCTCAGATTTGACCTAAATCAGACGCATAAAAATATTGATACTTATTTTTTAGGAAGATTAAGAACTGCTGATATTCCTGAAGGTGCTATTCATGCCAATATTCTCTTGAATGATTTAGAGAGGATGTTATCATCCTTTGGTTTTGAACCTCAGTTACTAGCTAAACATGAATTACAAGACTTATCTGAAAATTATAATTATCGCTTTTCTTTAGAAGTTTCACAGCAAGAAGTGAAAACTTTCATCAGAGAAGATACTCCTATTGTTGGGGAAAAATCTAATTCTCTTGATAGTGAATTTTCTCTGCCTAAAGAATTTATTTATCACCACCCTGAACAAAAAATCCCCTTAAATCCTCTAGCTTTTTATGGTGTTCGCTTTTGGTGGGGGGCTGGAGGCACTTTTTTAACTCCTTTTAATGCGATCGCTTGCCAAAAATCGGCAGTTAGTGTTTTAATCTTATTAACTCCAACTGTTCTGAAAGCAGAAGAAGCAAAATTGATGTCGGACGTTGCCCGTCAATCAGAAAGTTTAGCCCAAATGCAAACCAAAGGAACGAATTTTGGTAATGCACAGGTTAACCCTTCTCAAAGCAAAACCGATCCTCAATTACGCTGGGAATCAAGACTTTATGCCGCTAATTTACGACGATTAACCACTTATCCTTTCCTCACTACACTATTTTGTTTTTCCGATGATCAGGCAGCAGGAGAACAAGTAGCGGCAGCTTTTGCGGCTAGTATCAGAGAAGAGCGTCAAACAGAACCACCTTTAGGGGAAAGTGAACCAATTCCTTCAGGGTCTGAAATATCTCTTTATGAAAATTCCAGCCATCTTCAAAAAGTTCGCCAATATCTAATTTTTGATCCATTAATTTTAAAACTTCATAGCAAAAAAGCACCCCATGATGCTCTCAGACGATTGAGGTATTTAATGGATGCAAGAGGAGCCGGTTCAGTTTTTCGGTTTCCTATTTCCATTGAAGGAGGAGTACCGGGTATTCCTGTTAAGCAACGTCCTCCAGATTTTCATCCTGGTTCTCGTAATGAAGAAATTCCCTCAGATGCCATTGATTTGGGGAGATTTCATGTAGGTGGTAGAGCTTATCTTTCCAAAAATGCTTTTACCAAACACGCCTTAATTACAGGATTTACAGGAAGTGGAAAAAGTAATACTAGCCTATATTTATTAGATCAGTTTTGGCGTAAATTAAAGATTCCTTTTTTAGTGATTGAGTCAGCTAAAAAAGAATATCGGGGATTGCGAAATGTAGATGTATTTCAGAATCAATTACTTATTTACACTTTGGGTAATGAAAATATTGCACCTTTAAGATTTAATCCTTTTGAACTAATTGAAGGAGTAAGAGTAGAATCTCATTTAGCCAATTTACAAACTTGTTTTGAGGGTGCATTGCCCCCTGTCGGACCCTTATCATCAATTATTTCTGAAGGTCTAGAGGTAATTTATCGTCAATATGGTTGGAGATTAACTGATTATGGTAGATCTGCCGATCCCCGTCAGTTTCCGACTATGGAAGATTTTTATGTGACAGTGGAACAAGTATTAAAAGAAAGGGGTTATCAAGGAGAAGTAAAAAGTAATTTAGAAGCAGCAATTAAGGGCAGAATCAAGCCTTTATTAATGGGAAGTAAGGGCTTAATGTTCAGTAGTTCTCGCTCCCATCCTAGTGCAGAAATTTTATTTAGTCATCCTGTGATTTTGGAACTTAATGACCTGAATGAACAAGATAAATCCTTAGTAATGATGTTCTTTTTAACCTTATTAAGAGAATATCGAGAACTGCACACTAGCAAAGAATTAGCTCACATTACTCTAGTAGAAGAGGCTCATAATGTTTTAGAAAATGTGGCTTCGACTGGTAATCAAGAGGGAGGAGGTTCGGATGTTAAAGCCAAGTCAGTGCAAGCATTTTGCAATATGTTGGCAGAGGTGAGAGCCTATGGTGAAGGTTTAATTATTGCTGATCAATCTCCCGAAAAATTGGCACGGGATGCAATGCGAAATACTAATGTACAAATTGCTCATCAATTAAGGGATGCTCATGATCGGGAGGCGATTGCTAATGCCATGATTATGAGCGAAGAACAAAGAGACTTTTTAGGTAAATGTGAAACAGGTAGAGCAGCAGTTTTTTATACTGGATTGCAAAAAGCCACATTCATAGATATTCCTGTTTACAAGGATAAATTACCCCCCACCTATGAAGGTAAATCAGCCATTGAAAATCGCTGGCGGGGTTTTGATGACGATCCTAGTCCTCACGTTTCTGATTTGCAAGTACGAGATTACATGAGCCAATTTATTAATAAAGAGCCAAAAAATCTTAACTGTTCTTTATGTCAAGTTAAATGTAACTATCGTGATCGGATTTTAGAATTAGCAGAAATAAGTAAGTCAGAGTTTAAAAATGCTTTAGATAAATTTAATCAAGCTAATTCACAAAGTAAAGTTGATGAGTTTACTAAACTTGGTAAAGTAATTTTAGAAAGCACAAATGTTAACAATATGAATAACTTGGATTTGGCATGGTGCTATACAAAAGAAATGTGGTTTAGATTGGAAAAAGACCTTTTAGATGATGATGATAAAAAACAGTTTATGATTATTTTTACTAAAATTGTAAAGCAAGTATAA
- a CDS encoding HEAT repeat domain-containing protein, whose protein sequence is MNVPSLEIISTQLESPNLRDRMVALASLRHISPEDAVPLIKKVLDDESLQLRSMAVFALGIKQTPECYPILIRILETDPDYGIRADAAGALGYLGDNRALEALSRAFYEDTDWLVRFSAAVSLGNIKDPRAREILIKALDSEEVVIQQAAISALGEIKSIESVDHILRFAQAEDWLVRQRLAEALANLPTPKSISALKYLEKDSHPHVAEAARISLQRLEEIGNQV, encoded by the coding sequence ATGAATGTTCCCAGCCTAGAGATAATTTCTACTCAGTTAGAAAGTCCCAATTTGCGCGATCGCATGGTAGCCCTGGCCAGCTTGCGCCATATCTCCCCAGAAGATGCTGTACCTTTAATTAAAAAGGTTTTAGATGATGAATCTCTGCAACTGCGTTCAATGGCAGTATTTGCTTTAGGTATCAAGCAAACCCCAGAATGTTATCCCATATTAATCAGAATTTTGGAAACTGACCCTGATTATGGTATCCGTGCTGATGCTGCTGGGGCTTTAGGATATTTGGGTGATAACAGAGCATTAGAGGCTCTATCACGGGCTTTTTATGAAGATACCGACTGGCTAGTTAGATTTAGTGCGGCTGTATCTCTCGGTAATATTAAAGACCCCCGCGCCCGTGAAATTTTGATTAAAGCACTTGATAGCGAAGAAGTAGTTATTCAACAAGCTGCTATTTCCGCTTTGGGAGAAATTAAATCTATTGAATCTGTAGATCATATCCTGCGCTTTGCCCAAGCTGAGGATTGGTTAGTGCGGCAGCGTCTTGCAGAAGCTTTGGCTAATTTGCCCACTCCTAAAAGTATCTCAGCTTTGAAATACCTAGAAAAAGACAGTCATCCCCATGTTGCCGAAGCTGCTAGAATTTCTCTGCAAAGACTTGAAGAAATTGGCAACCAAGTTTAA
- a CDS encoding phycobiliprotein lyase encodes MNIEEFFELSAGKWFSHRTSHHLAFKQSEDGKSDIAIEMLAADHPEVIKLCQQYEIEPSAASCGARVTWNGTMEWDEEKHEGSTVLATVPNADNPDEGKLLREMGYAEKAPVAGSYKMGNDGALTLITEYETMWSEERLWFASPNLRMRVSVLKRFGGFSMASFTSEIRMGSTAVSTKATEAANAVQATAG; translated from the coding sequence ATGAATATTGAAGAGTTTTTTGAGTTAAGTGCTGGTAAATGGTTTTCTCATCGCACAAGTCACCATTTGGCTTTTAAGCAATCGGAAGACGGTAAATCAGATATCGCTATTGAGATGCTGGCCGCAGATCATCCAGAGGTGATTAAACTGTGTCAACAGTATGAAATTGAACCTAGTGCAGCTTCCTGTGGTGCGCGAGTTACCTGGAACGGGACAATGGAATGGGACGAAGAAAAACACGAAGGTTCTACCGTTTTAGCCACAGTTCCTAATGCAGATAATCCAGATGAAGGTAAGTTACTGCGGGAAATGGGTTATGCAGAAAAAGCACCCGTCGCTGGTAGCTATAAAATGGGCAATGATGGCGCTCTTACTCTAATTACTGAGTATGAAACCATGTGGTCTGAAGAACGCTTGTGGTTTGCTAGTCCCAATTTGCGGATGCGAGTAAGTGTCCTGAAGCGATTTGGTGGTTTTAGTATGGCTTCCTTCACTTCAGAAATTCGCATGGGTAGCACTGCTGTATCTACAAAGGCGACTGAAGCGGCTAATGCAGTTCAAGCTACCGCAGGATAA